In Aristaeella hokkaidonensis, the following are encoded in one genomic region:
- a CDS encoding DUF6773 family protein: MKMKHNGNNALDEMQDQKMLKMEEYGYWILFWGLALAVVVQLLLGGSIRQVAGELIVLLIGGAYVLATSLKNGLWTRSATPTRKRNAAVSIIPAAIIGVLNVIKLIQKKDIGTNDILIAVAFAVGTYIVCFVVLEVLKVLYEKRRSKLDDVGEE; the protein is encoded by the coding sequence ATGAAGATGAAGCATAATGGCAATAATGCCCTGGATGAAATGCAGGATCAGAAGATGCTGAAGATGGAAGAATACGGCTACTGGATTCTTTTCTGGGGCCTGGCGCTTGCGGTTGTCGTCCAGCTGCTGCTGGGCGGATCCATCCGGCAGGTCGCGGGGGAACTGATTGTCCTGCTGATTGGCGGCGCCTATGTGCTGGCCACTTCCCTGAAAAACGGCCTGTGGACAAGAAGTGCCACGCCGACCAGGAAGAGGAATGCCGCTGTCAGCATTATTCCCGCGGCAATCATCGGCGTGCTGAATGTGATTAAACTCATCCAGAAAAAGGATATCGGCACAAACGATATCCTGATCGCTGTTGCGTTTGCGGTTGGGACTTATATTGTCTGCTTTGTTGTCCTGGAAGTACTCAAGGTGCTGTATGAGAAAAGGCGTTCCAAACTGGATGACGTCGGGGAAGAGTAA